A stretch of Lathyrus oleraceus cultivar Zhongwan6 chromosome 6, CAAS_Psat_ZW6_1.0, whole genome shotgun sequence DNA encodes these proteins:
- the LOC127095831 gene encoding secreted RxLR effector protein 161-like, producing MVYHFVKQMQSEFEMSLVGELTYFLGLQVKQVDDTIFISQSKYSKNIVKKFGIENAIHKRAPAPTHLKLTKDEKGVNMDQSLYRSMIGSLLYLIASRPNITFVVCVCARYQSEPKMSHITQVKRILKYINGISEYGMLYSHNANSLLTGYCDADWASNVDDRKNTFGGCLFLGNNLISWFSKKKSNVSLSTIKVEYIAVGSSCSQLIWMK from the coding sequence ATGGTATACCATTTTGTTAAgcagatgcaatctgagtttgaaatgagtcttgtTGGTGAACTGACATACTTTCTTGGGCTCCAAGTCAAACAAGTGGATGACACTATCTTCATCTCCCAAAGCAAGTATTCCAAGAATAtagtgaagaagtttggcatAGAAAATGCTATCCATAAAAGGGCACCTGCACCAACTCATTTGAAACTAACCAAAGATGAAAAAGGTGTAAATATGGATCAAAGTCTGTATAGGAGTATGATTGGTAGTCTTCTTTATCTCATAGCTAGCAGACCTAACATTACATTTGTTGTATGcgtatgtgctagatatcaatCTGAACCCAAAATGAGTCACATTACTCAAGTGAAAAGGATTCTGAAGTATATAAATGGAATTAGTGAATATGGAATGTTGTATTCTCATAATGCAAACTCCTTACTAACAGGATACTGTGATGCAGATTGGGCAAGCAATGTTGATGATAGAAAAAACACTTTTGGAGGATGTCTCTTTTTGGGAaataatctcatatcttggttcagtAAGAAGAAAAGTAATGTGTCCTTATCTACAATTAAGGTTGAATATATTGCTGTAGGAAGTAGTTGCTCTCAATTAATTTGGATGAAATAA
- the LOC127091492 gene encoding uncharacterized protein LOC127091492 isoform X2, whose translation MEICAETTHSNGKQTLKQSKSAIEVKRSSENTYRYFHSNHVKQNLKQTSTFINHDIMQLQMLGMRIEKSGSAISLRIHQEHLRIQLLAGRHHMKICFLLANLLRSAYHCLRW comes from the exons ATGGAGATTTGTGCTGAAACTACGCATTCCAATGGGAAACAAACTTTGAAGCAATCTAAATCTGCAATTGAAGTAAAAAGATCAAGCGAAAACACCTACAGATACTTTCATTCCAATCATGTGAAGCAGAATTTAAAGCAAACTTCCACTTTTATCAATCACG ATATAATGCAGCTGCAAATGCTTGGCATGAGAATAGAAAAAAGTGGGTCGGCGATAAGTCTCAGAATTCACCAAGAACACCTAAGGATCCAATTATTAG CTGGTCGACATCATATGAAGATCTGCTTTCTACTAGCGAACCTTTTGCGGAGCGCATACCATTGCCT GAGATGGTAG
- the LOC127091492 gene encoding uncharacterized protein LOC127091492 isoform X1 has product MEICAETTHSNGKQTLKQSKSAIEVKRSSENTYRYFHSNHVKQNLKQTSTFINHAANAWHENRKKWVGDKSQNSPRTPKDPIISWSTSYEDLLSTSEPFAERIPLPEMVDFLVDIWLDEEGSFD; this is encoded by the exons ATGGAGATTTGTGCTGAAACTACGCATTCCAATGGGAAACAAACTTTGAAGCAATCTAAATCTGCAATTGAAGTAAAAAGATCAAGCGAAAACACCTACAGATACTTTCATTCCAATCATGTGAAGCAGAATTTAAAGCAAACTTCCACTTTTATCAATCACG CTGCAAATGCTTGGCATGAGAATAGAAAAAAGTGGGTCGGCGATAAGTCTCAGAATTCACCAAGAACACCTAAGGATCCAATTATTAG CTGGTCGACATCATATGAAGATCTGCTTTCTACTAGCGAACCTTTTGCGGAGCGCATACCATTGCCT GAGATGGTAGATTTCTTAGTTGATATTTGGCTTGATGAAGAAGGCTCCTTCGACTAA
- the LOC127095830 gene encoding uncharacterized protein LOC127095830: protein MVTANNNTAATNNNERDHYSAKPSIFDVNGYVHPINAEGNNITRSAMTNQQKKDFKNYHKARTILLNVISYTEYERITNRYFAKSIFDSLRMTHEGNAQVKETKVLALIHKYEAFKMEDDETVETTFSRFQMFVAGLKILDKGYSMVDRVKKIIRSLPKKWRPMVTALKLANDLSNIILEELIRAYQAKEESEDSNEDSKGDDELSLISKRVNRLWKHMKNGQGKFRGAKRIVGHSDSSSGPKKQGFGKEVIRYECKEPGHYKNEYPELKKDKRPKKNLSKGKKGLVATWHDSESKEEVSDEEYANVALMATITDPEGYEEQEDKILSESESNSDSEEVFFELSRSDLKSCLSKILEKYQSLKSRYRDLKQVQLVTSETRGELEKDISSLNEKIYDRAFQYFLAKIIDISKMISMIYGVNKNGKKG, encoded by the exons ATGGTCACTGCTAACAACAACACTGCTGCCACTAACAACaatgagagagatcactacagtGCTAAACCATcaatctttgatg tcAATGGCTACGTTCACCCAATAAATGCTGAAGGAAACAATATAACAAGAAGTGCTATGACAAATCAACAAAAGAAGGATTTCAAGAATTATCATAAAGCTAGAACGATATTGCTAAATGTTATAtcttatactgagtatgagaGGATAACAAATAGATATTTTGCTAAGTCTATCTTTGATTCCTTAAGAATGACTCATGAAGGGAATGCTCAAGTTAAGGAGACAAAAGTTTTAGCCTTAATCCATAAATATGAGGCGTTCAAAATGGAAGACGATGAAACCGTTGAGACTACATTCTCAAGATTTCAGATGTTTGTCGCAGGACTCAAGATTCTGGACAAAGGATATTCTATGGTTGATCGTGTTAAGAAAATCATCAGAAGTCTCcccaaaaaatggagacctatggtaactgccTTGAAGTTGGCAAATGACTTGAGCAACATTAttcttgaagaactt ATAAGGGCTTATCAAGCTAAGGAAGAATCAGAAGATTCTAATGAAGACTCAAAAGGTGATGATGAattgtctttgatttccaaaaGGGTCAACAGACTCTGGAAGCACATGAAAAATGGTCAAGGAAAGTTCAGAGGAGCTAAAAGGATTGTTGGTCATTCTGATTCTTCTTCCGGACCAAAGAAGCAAGGTTTTGGTAAAGAGGTTATCCGCTACGAGTGCAAGGAGCCAGGCCATTATAAGAATGAGTATCCTGAGCTGAAGAAGGACAAAAGGCCCAAGAAAAATCTCTCTAAAGGCAAGAAGGGGCTTGTGGCTACATGGCACGACTCAGAATCCAAAGAAGAAGTTTCTGATGAGGAATATGCCAATGTTGCATTGATGGCAACTATAACTGATCCTGAAGGTTATGAAGAACAAGAGGATAAGATATTGTCAGAATCAGAATCAAACTccgattctgaagaggtattttttGAACTATCTCGTTCCGATTTAAAGTCGTGTCTTTCTAAAATCCTGGAAAAGTACCAAAGTCTTAAGAGTAGGTACAgggaccttaaacaagtccaattaGTTACTTCTGAAACTCGTGGTGAGCTTGAGAAGGATATTTCTTCCCTAAATGAAAAAAT atatgacagagcattccAGTACTTTTTGGCTAAAATCATAGATATAAGCAAAATGATttccatgatctatggagttaaCAAAAATGGCAAGAAAGGTTGA